One region of Lampris incognitus isolate fLamInc1 chromosome 4, fLamInc1.hap2, whole genome shotgun sequence genomic DNA includes:
- the chrna3 gene encoding neuronal acetylcholine receptor subunit alpha-3 — MSQLVKVDEVNQIMETNLWLRHIWNDYKLRWNPKDFGGVEFIRVPSNRIWKPDIVLYNNAVGDFQVDDKTKALLRYNGDVTWIPPAIFKSSCKIDVTYFPFDYQNCTMKFGSWTYDKAKIDLVLIGSTINLTDFWESGEWMIIDAPGYKHDIKYNCCEEIYTDITYSLYIRRLPLFYTINMIIPCLLISFLTVLVFYLPSDCGEKVTLCISVLLSLTVFLLVITETIPSTSLVIPLIGEYLLFTMIFVTLSIVITVFVLNVHYRTPKTHTMPCWVRSVFLGLLPRVMFMTRPERDPERVAVADNVQVQPSRPCTFHSSGALQQQHKSQILASGMMPNLTHRQRLIINTELSNLNNLSGDSAKALGYGFLSREGHCSCCWNQRSTKLPADSGGGSGGVGSLGALSGGSTAGFGGAGAGGSPCSSSESLDGGLMSLSPLSPEVREAIDSIKYIAENMRLQNEAKEVQDDWKYVAMVIDRIFLWVFVLVCILGTAGLFLQPLLLGEDL, encoded by the exons atCTGGAATGACTACAAACTTCGATGGAACCCAAAAGATTTTGGAGGCGTCGAGTTCATCCGAGTGCCATCCAACAGGATATGGAAGCCAGACATTGTTCTGTATAATAA TGCAGTTGGAGACTTCCAGGTGGATGATAAAACTAAGGCCCTTCTTCGTTACAACGGTGACGTAACATGGATCCCCCCAGCCATATTCAAGAGTTCCTGCAAAATTGACGTTACTTACTTCCCCTTTGACTACCAAAACTGTACGATGAAGTTCGGCTCCTGGACTTATGACAAGGCCAAGATCGATCTGGTGCTGATCGGCTCAACTATCAACCTCACGGACTTCTGGGAGAGCGGAGAGTGGATGATCATTGACGCCCCAGGTTACAAACACGACATCAAGTACAACTGCTGCGAGGAAATCTACACGGACATCACCTACTCTCTGTATATTCGGCGCCTGCCTCTCTTCTACACCATTAACATGATCATCCCCTGCCTTCTAATCTCCTTCCTGACAGTGCTGGTCTTCTACTTACCCTCAGACTGTGGTGAAAAAGTCACCTTGTGCATCTCAGTCCTGCTTTCTCTTACTGTATTCCTGCTAGTCATCACAGAGACCATCCCCTCTACCTCACTGGTTATTCCCTTGATTGGGGAGTACCTCCTCTTCACCATGATCTTTGTTACCCTCTCCATTGTCATCACTGTCTTTGTACTGAATGTTCACTACCGCACACCAAAGACCCACACGATGCCCTGTTGGGTGCGGAGTGTTTTCTTAGGGCTGCTGCCCAGGGTTATGTTCATGACCAGGCCAGAAAGAGACCCAGAGAGGGTTGCAGTTGCAGACAATGTCCAGGTGCAACCATCGAGGCCCTGCACTTTCCACTCTTCAGGtgccctgcagcagcagcacaagTCTCAGATCTTGGCCTCCGGCATGATGCCCAACTTGACCCATCGCCAGAGGCTCATCATTAACACGGAGCTCTCCAACCTCAACAACTTGAGTGGTGACTCGGCCAAGGCTCTTGGCTATGGGTTTCTGAGCCGTGAGGGTcactgcagctgctgctggaacCAGAGGTCCACCAAACTACCTGCAGACTCTGGGGGAGGAAGTGGAGGAGTGGGCAGCTTGGGGGCTCTCAGTGGAGGCAGCACTGCTGGGTTTGGAGGGGCTGGTGCAGGAGGAAGTCCATGCTCCAGCTCAGAGTCTCTGGATGGAGGACTCATGTCCCTGTCACCCCTTTCACCAGAGGTCAGGGAGGCCATTGACAGCATAAAGTACATAGCAGAGAACATGAGACTACAGAATGAAGCCAAGGAG GTTCAGGATGACTGGAAGTATGTTGCCATGGTGATTGACAGGATCTTCCTGTGGGTTTTTGTCCTTGTGTGCATCCTGGGAACAGctggcctcttccttcagcctcTTCTACTTGGGGAGGACCTTTGA